A DNA window from Hymenobacter aquaticus contains the following coding sequences:
- the ureC gene encoding urease subunit alpha, whose translation MPLPISRRAYADMYGPTTGDKVRLGDTDLLIQVEQDYTVYGEECKFGGGKVLRDGMGQAAGIGQDEALDLVITNALVLDYTGIYKADIGIKNGRISGIGKAGNPHIMPGVTPGMTVGVTTEVIAGEGQILTAGGIDCHIHFISPQQIPEALASGLTTMIGGGTGPAAGTTATTCTPGAFYLEMMLKATEAYPLNFGFLGKGNTSKPEGLREQVEAGALGFKLHEDWGTTPAAIDQCLTIAEEYDVQVCIHTDTLNESGFVETSTAAFKGRTIHSYHTEGAGGGHAPDIIKICGEPNVIPSSTNPTRPFTVNTIDEHLDMLMVCHHLDKNIPEDVAFAESRIRQETIAAEDILHDMGALSIISSDSQAMGRVGEVITRTWQTAHKMKQQRGPLPEDAAGAADNFRARRYVAKYTINPARAHGVAHEIGSIEQGKLADLVLWKPPFFGVRAEMILKGGIIVQSQMGDANASIPTPQPSFSRPMFGALGAAIGKASMVFVSQASVERVRADYGLTKQVVAVKNCRTIGKKDMALNDYLPNIEVDPETYRVTVDGVHLTCEPARKLPLAQLYSLF comes from the coding sequence ATGCCCCTCCCCATTTCCCGCCGCGCTTACGCCGATATGTACGGCCCCACCACCGGCGACAAAGTCCGCCTGGGCGATACTGACTTGCTAATCCAGGTCGAGCAGGACTACACCGTGTACGGCGAGGAATGCAAGTTTGGGGGCGGCAAGGTCCTGCGCGACGGGATGGGCCAGGCCGCCGGTATTGGTCAGGACGAGGCCCTGGATCTGGTGATTACTAACGCCCTGGTGCTCGACTACACTGGCATTTATAAGGCCGACATCGGTATTAAGAACGGGCGCATCAGCGGTATTGGCAAGGCCGGCAACCCGCACATTATGCCCGGCGTGACGCCCGGTATGACCGTGGGCGTGACCACCGAAGTCATTGCCGGGGAAGGCCAGATTCTCACCGCCGGCGGCATCGACTGCCACATTCACTTCATCAGCCCCCAGCAGATTCCCGAAGCCCTGGCCTCGGGCCTGACCACGATGATTGGCGGCGGCACCGGCCCGGCGGCCGGCACCACGGCCACGACCTGCACGCCCGGTGCGTTCTACCTGGAAATGATGCTGAAGGCCACCGAGGCTTACCCGCTCAATTTCGGCTTTCTGGGCAAGGGCAACACGTCCAAGCCCGAGGGCCTGCGCGAGCAGGTGGAGGCCGGGGCGCTGGGCTTCAAGCTACACGAAGACTGGGGCACCACCCCCGCGGCCATCGACCAGTGCCTGACCATTGCCGAGGAGTACGACGTGCAGGTCTGCATCCACACCGATACGCTCAACGAAAGCGGCTTCGTGGAAACCTCCACGGCGGCCTTCAAGGGCCGCACCATCCACAGCTACCACACCGAGGGTGCCGGCGGGGGCCACGCCCCCGACATCATCAAAATCTGCGGGGAGCCCAACGTTATTCCCTCCAGCACCAACCCCACGCGGCCCTTCACGGTCAACACCATCGACGAGCACCTGGACATGCTCATGGTCTGCCACCACCTCGACAAGAACATTCCCGAGGACGTGGCCTTTGCCGAAAGCCGCATCCGGCAGGAAACCATTGCCGCCGAGGACATCCTGCACGACATGGGCGCGCTGAGCATTATTTCCTCCGATTCCCAGGCTATGGGCCGGGTCGGCGAGGTCATCACCCGCACCTGGCAGACGGCCCACAAGATGAAGCAGCAGCGCGGCCCGCTGCCCGAAGACGCGGCCGGCGCGGCCGACAACTTCCGGGCCCGGCGCTACGTGGCCAAGTACACCATCAACCCGGCCCGGGCCCACGGCGTGGCCCACGAAATCGGCTCCATCGAGCAAGGCAAGCTGGCCGATTTGGTGCTCTGGAAGCCGCCGTTTTTCGGGGTGCGGGCCGAAATGATCCTCAAGGGCGGCATCATCGTGCAAAGCCAGATGGGCGACGCCAACGCCTCCATTCCCACGCCCCAGCCCTCCTTTTCCCGGCCCATGTTCGGGGCATTGGGCGCGGCCATCGGCAAGGCCTCGATGGTGTTCGTGTCGCAGGCGTCGGTGGAGCGGGTGCGGGCCGATTATGGCCTGACTAAGCAGGTAGTGGCGGTGAAAAACTGCCGGACTATTGGCAAAAAGGACATGGCCCTGAACGACTACCTGCCCAACATCGAGGTAGACCCCGAAACCTACCGCGTGACCGTGGACGGCGTGCACCTGACCTGCGAGCCGGCCCGGAAACTGCCGCTGGCGCAGCTGTATAGCTTGTTTTAG
- a CDS encoding branched-chain amino acid transaminase: MYFNSNTVAFLDGEFVPASEATCGAYAQSLHYGYAVFEGIRAYNTPRGCQIFKAREHYERFHYSCQTIGLPLNYSVEELTQISYQLLEKNGLTDAYIRPLAYAATPNMSLKHATTGNLLMAVWEWGKYLGDQSLRLTISPYERPNPKAVPIEAKVAGHYVNSIIASSEAKGRGYDEALLLDMNGYVAEGPGANFFFEKNGALYTAPAGSILRGITRNTIIDLAREAGITVHEQFFTPAELQGAEGAFMTGTAAEVIGVSSVDEVVFSKPYAETIGAHLASRYQALVTGQEVRAQRLELRA; encoded by the coding sequence ATGTATTTCAACAGCAACACCGTCGCCTTTCTGGATGGTGAGTTTGTGCCGGCCAGCGAGGCCACCTGCGGGGCCTACGCCCAATCGTTGCACTACGGCTACGCCGTTTTCGAAGGCATCCGGGCCTACAACACGCCCCGCGGCTGCCAGATTTTCAAGGCCCGGGAGCATTACGAGCGGTTTCACTATTCCTGCCAGACCATCGGGCTGCCGCTGAACTACTCGGTGGAAGAGCTGACCCAGATCAGCTACCAGCTGCTGGAAAAAAACGGGCTGACCGACGCTTACATCCGGCCCCTGGCCTACGCGGCCACGCCCAACATGAGCCTGAAGCACGCCACGACCGGCAACCTGCTGATGGCCGTGTGGGAGTGGGGCAAATACCTCGGCGACCAAAGCCTGCGCCTGACCATCTCGCCCTACGAGCGGCCCAACCCCAAGGCCGTCCCGATTGAGGCCAAAGTAGCGGGGCACTACGTCAACTCCATTATTGCCAGCTCCGAGGCCAAGGGCCGGGGCTACGACGAAGCCCTGCTGCTGGACATGAACGGCTACGTGGCCGAAGGACCGGGGGCCAATTTCTTCTTCGAGAAAAACGGGGCGCTCTACACGGCCCCGGCCGGCAGCATCCTGCGCGGCATCACCCGCAACACCATCATCGACCTGGCCCGCGAAGCCGGCATCACCGTGCACGAGCAGTTCTTCACGCCGGCCGAGTTGCAAGGGGCCGAGGGGGCTTTCATGACGGGCACCGCCGCCGAAGTTATCGGCGTCTCGTCGGTGGATGAGGTGGTGTTCAGCAAGCCTTACGCCGAAACCATCGGGGCCCACCTGGCCAGCCGCTACCAGGCCTTGGTAACCGGGCAGGAAGTAAGAGCTCAGCGCTTAGAACTCAGAGCCTAG
- a CDS encoding urease accessory protein: MEAFLPILFASVAGLGHAFEPDHLLAVGNMVSRRDSTVLALRDGIFWGLGHTTMLVLVGSVVILSRATFLTSGYFEAAVGVVLVAMGVSRLLNWNKPPDIRPARYQHRLAYTVGLLHGLAGSGALVLLVLSEIRRPLPSILYILVFGLGSILGMFVVAGLCRIPFTRRMKISRRLKFSSILLSSGLCVGYGVWMVAQNV, encoded by the coding sequence ATGGAAGCGTTCCTCCCTATTCTGTTTGCTTCCGTAGCCGGTCTGGGCCACGCCTTCGAGCCCGATCATCTGCTGGCCGTGGGCAACATGGTGTCGCGGCGCGACAGTACGGTGCTGGCCCTGCGCGACGGAATTTTCTGGGGCCTGGGCCACACCACCATGCTGGTGCTGGTGGGCTCGGTGGTGATTCTGAGCCGGGCCACGTTCCTGACCTCGGGCTACTTCGAGGCCGCCGTGGGCGTGGTGCTGGTGGCCATGGGCGTGAGTCGGCTGCTGAACTGGAACAAGCCGCCGGACATCCGGCCGGCGCGCTACCAGCACCGGCTGGCCTACACCGTGGGGCTGCTGCACGGCCTGGCGGGCAGCGGGGCGCTGGTGCTGCTGGTGCTGAGCGAGATTCGCCGGCCGCTGCCCAGCATTCTGTACATTCTCGTGTTTGGCCTCGGCTCGATTCTGGGTATGTTCGTGGTAGCCGGCCTGTGCCGCATCCCTTTTACCAGGCGCATGAAAATCAGCCGCCGGCTCAAGTTCAGCAGCATCCTGCTTTCGTCGGGGCTGTGCGTGGGGTATGGCGTATGGATGGTGGCGCAGAACGTGTAG
- a CDS encoding urease accessory protein UreF has product MSQFARLLHLVDSSIPTGAFAYSYGLESSITFGLIQTPSQLRHFLYSHLQQIGSLELPFMHSCFALGLSPELQPVAQEYEALLLVPALHKASVVQGRNWLKLLVSFYPEAPLPAIQTWFTEQEIPLHFTLVFALGLQQVGFALEQVQTMFLHMLLRDQLSAAIRLGFLGPLEGHQLQHDFYAVFEPILATQAGKTYQQATRSAFVLDAAQVLHDDIYSKLFQN; this is encoded by the coding sequence ATGTCCCAATTTGCCCGCCTGCTCCACCTCGTCGACTCGTCCATTCCGACGGGGGCGTTTGCCTATTCCTACGGGTTGGAAAGCAGCATTACGTTTGGGCTGATCCAGACGCCGAGCCAGCTGCGCCACTTTCTCTACTCCCATTTGCAGCAGATTGGCAGCCTGGAACTGCCCTTTATGCACAGCTGCTTCGCGCTCGGCCTGAGCCCGGAACTGCAACCCGTGGCCCAGGAATACGAGGCCCTGCTGCTGGTGCCGGCCCTGCACAAGGCCAGCGTGGTGCAGGGCCGCAACTGGCTTAAGCTGCTCGTTTCCTTTTACCCGGAAGCCCCACTGCCCGCCATCCAAACGTGGTTCACGGAGCAGGAAATTCCGCTGCACTTCACCCTGGTTTTTGCCCTGGGCTTGCAGCAGGTCGGCTTTGCCCTGGAGCAGGTCCAGACGATGTTTCTGCACATGCTGCTGCGCGACCAGCTCAGCGCCGCCATTCGCCTGGGTTTCCTCGGCCCGCTGGAAGGCCACCAGCTCCAGCACGATTTCTACGCCGTGTTCGAGCCTATATTGGCCACCCAGGCCGGCAAAACCTACCAGCAAGCCACCCGCTCCGCCTTCGTGCTCGACGCCGCCCAGGTCCTGCACGACGACATCTACTCCAAGCTGTTTCAGAATTAG
- a CDS encoding ATP-binding protein: MSEISSSAVVPTLAEFTQAQERIAQLEQALQQAHAARQVADERMAYYADYLTEGVVLLSSEGTVLLLNEPYCRFFGVPLPTRQWVQRPVAELSAAITLCSDQTQQLAHEFDQALRSGQPSHSVQICLTSGRVLDRDVVPLQALQPGSTNVLLRYRDVTAQHQAAAELQSMSRIPEQNPNPVLRFNQHGDTIFANAVLRGLRDDLDAAERASVWASLQQLAADALAHNQPRQLEVAFRERLFRVAAVPFVAEAYTNLYLQEITEQRQMEGQLAEQRQFYETILNELPVEVVVLDEEQRYLYANPSAVPDTEARNWLMGHTITEFCQRYNYPLTLAEQRHRMFDRARQEQHLVRWDDITPYPDGTRCHQRHFKSIVGPDQGLRFMLGYGLDITDRVQAEQRLLDQQKFTQQVLDTAPSLIYVRNSRGQLVFTNHAMTQLREFQSYRQRASQDPHSPVAREEQEYTAADAHVLATGEEIKKEDPYTLPSGEVLWFQTIKRPLRRPDGAVEVLGVSTDITDLKKATEAAQAAATARENFLSNMSHEIRTPLNGVLGMAGQLAKTRLDARQQDLLNVIRSSGQHLLGVLNDVLDMAKITSGKLEFEQTAFNLCDSMGQAVEPLALLATDKGLEFKGTPLRDSCPNSWVVGDPFRLNQILINLVSNAIKFTESGTITVGGYFVAETDTHLTTEFRVTDTGIGIAPDKVARIFEGFTQAYADTTRRFGGTGLGLSISQALVEKLGGTLRVESEVGKGSTFAFTLTLPKAEAPRLRKEEVVDTGSLAGRRVLLVEDNEINREVARLMLEEWQVEVDEAPDGLVAVQMHAASNYDVVLMDIQMPNMNGLEATARIRQHPERQRAQVPILALTANAFRADNELYLAAGMNDCLAKPFEEDSLYQKLVSLIATAPARGSRGYDLTGLRELARGKQEFVDKIIRSFLRNIPDTVQQIRFAAADGQWATVAELVHHIKPNLVQLGVEGVDEAVKQLEQARQGVGSTETRTAAVGYLTTRLDQVVQELPRELSPEAE; the protein is encoded by the coding sequence ATGTCAGAAATTTCGTCTTCCGCCGTTGTTCCTACCCTCGCCGAGTTCACTCAGGCGCAAGAGCGCATCGCGCAGCTGGAGCAGGCGTTGCAGCAGGCCCACGCCGCCCGGCAGGTGGCCGATGAGCGCATGGCGTATTATGCGGATTACCTGACGGAAGGCGTCGTGCTGCTTAGCTCGGAAGGCACCGTGCTGCTGCTCAACGAGCCCTACTGCCGTTTCTTTGGCGTGCCCCTGCCCACCCGCCAGTGGGTGCAGCGCCCCGTGGCCGAGCTCAGCGCCGCCATTACCCTGTGCAGCGACCAGACCCAGCAGCTGGCCCACGAGTTCGACCAGGCCCTGCGCAGCGGCCAACCCTCGCACAGCGTGCAGATCTGCCTGACCAGCGGCCGGGTGCTCGACCGGGACGTGGTGCCGTTGCAGGCCCTGCAGCCCGGCTCGACCAACGTGCTGCTGCGCTACCGCGACGTGACGGCCCAGCACCAGGCTGCCGCCGAGCTGCAATCCATGTCGCGCATTCCGGAGCAAAACCCCAACCCGGTGCTGCGCTTCAACCAGCACGGCGACACGATTTTTGCCAATGCCGTGCTGCGCGGCCTGCGCGACGACCTCGACGCGGCGGAGCGGGCATCGGTGTGGGCCTCCTTGCAGCAGCTGGCCGCCGACGCCCTGGCTCACAACCAGCCCCGGCAGCTGGAGGTGGCCTTCCGGGAGCGGCTGTTTCGGGTGGCGGCGGTGCCGTTCGTGGCCGAAGCCTACACCAACCTGTACCTACAGGAAATAACGGAGCAGCGCCAGATGGAAGGGCAGCTGGCCGAGCAGCGCCAGTTCTACGAAACCATCCTCAACGAGCTGCCCGTGGAGGTTGTCGTGCTTGATGAGGAGCAGCGCTACCTCTACGCCAACCCCAGCGCCGTGCCCGATACCGAGGCCCGCAACTGGCTGATGGGTCATACCATTACCGAATTCTGCCAGCGCTACAACTATCCGCTGACCCTGGCCGAGCAGCGCCACCGCATGTTCGACCGCGCCCGGCAGGAGCAGCACTTGGTGCGCTGGGACGACATTACGCCCTACCCCGACGGCACGCGCTGCCACCAGCGGCACTTCAAGTCCATCGTCGGGCCCGACCAGGGGCTGCGGTTTATGCTGGGCTACGGCCTTGACATTACGGATCGGGTGCAGGCCGAGCAGCGGCTGCTGGATCAGCAGAAATTCACCCAGCAGGTGCTCGACACGGCTCCTAGCCTGATTTACGTGCGCAATAGCCGGGGGCAGCTGGTGTTTACCAACCACGCCATGACGCAGCTGCGCGAGTTTCAGTCGTATCGGCAGCGCGCCAGCCAGGACCCGCACAGCCCCGTGGCCCGCGAAGAGCAGGAATACACCGCCGCCGATGCCCACGTGCTGGCCACGGGCGAAGAAATCAAGAAGGAAGACCCCTACACGCTGCCTTCGGGCGAGGTGCTCTGGTTCCAGACCATCAAGCGCCCCCTGCGCCGCCCCGACGGTGCGGTGGAAGTGTTGGGTGTGAGCACCGACATTACGGACCTGAAGAAAGCTACCGAGGCGGCCCAGGCTGCGGCCACGGCCCGCGAAAACTTCCTGTCCAACATGAGCCACGAGATTCGCACGCCCCTGAACGGCGTGCTGGGCATGGCCGGACAGCTGGCCAAAACCCGCCTCGACGCCCGCCAGCAGGACCTGCTGAACGTGATTCGCTCCTCGGGCCAGCACCTGCTGGGCGTGCTCAACGACGTGCTCGACATGGCCAAAATCACCTCCGGCAAGTTGGAGTTCGAGCAAACTGCCTTCAACCTCTGCGACTCGATGGGCCAGGCCGTGGAGCCCTTGGCGTTGCTGGCCACCGACAAGGGCCTGGAGTTCAAGGGCACGCCGCTGCGCGACAGCTGCCCCAACTCCTGGGTAGTCGGCGACCCGTTCCGTCTCAACCAGATTCTGATTAACCTGGTGTCCAACGCCATTAAGTTCACGGAAAGCGGCACCATCACGGTGGGCGGCTACTTCGTGGCCGAAACCGACACCCATCTGACCACCGAGTTCCGCGTCACGGATACCGGCATCGGCATTGCCCCCGACAAGGTGGCCCGCATTTTCGAGGGCTTCACCCAGGCCTACGCCGACACCACGCGGCGGTTTGGCGGCACCGGCCTGGGGCTGAGCATCAGCCAGGCCCTGGTCGAGAAGCTGGGCGGCACGCTGCGGGTGGAAAGCGAAGTGGGCAAGGGCAGCACCTTTGCCTTCACCCTGACCCTGCCCAAGGCCGAAGCCCCGCGCCTGCGAAAGGAGGAAGTCGTGGATACCGGCTCGTTGGCCGGCCGCCGGGTGCTGCTGGTCGAAGACAACGAAATCAACCGCGAGGTGGCCCGCCTGATGCTGGAGGAGTGGCAGGTGGAAGTCGATGAGGCCCCCGACGGGCTGGTGGCCGTGCAGATGCACGCGGCCAGCAACTACGACGTGGTGCTGATGGATATTCAGATGCCCAACATGAACGGGCTGGAAGCCACGGCCCGCATCCGGCAGCACCCCGAGCGGCAGCGCGCCCAGGTCCCGATTCTGGCCCTCACGGCCAATGCTTTCCGGGCCGACAACGAGCTGTACCTGGCCGCCGGCATGAACGACTGCCTGGCCAAGCCCTTCGAGGAAGATTCGCTCTACCAGAAGCTGGTGAGCCTGATTGCCACCGCGCCGGCCCGCGGCAGCCGGGGCTACGACCTGACCGGCCTGCGCGAGCTGGCCCGGGGCAAGCAGGAGTTCGTGGATAAAATCATCCGCTCCTTCCTGCGCAACATTCCCGACACGGTGCAGCAAATCCGCTTTGCCGCCGCCGACGGCCAGTGGGCTACCGTGGCCGAGCTGGTACACCACATCAAGCCCAACCTGGTGCAACTGGGTGTGGAAGGCGTGGACGAGGCCGTGAAGCAGCTGGAGCAGGCCCGCCAGGGCGTGGGCAGCACCGAAACCCGCACGGCGGCCGTCGGCTACCTCACCACCCGCCTCGACCAGGTAGTGCAAGAGCTGCCCCGGGAGCTGAGCCCCGAGGCGGAGTAA
- a CDS encoding urease subunit beta: MHLTPKDLDKLVLHQAGFVAQKRYARGLLLNYPEALALLATQLLEFIRDGEAVTTLMNKGKLLLGLQDVMPGVADLIQEVQVEGTFPDGTKLVTVHHPICRETGDPALALYGSGLTRAAATIQPDNLINDAPGEYQLTEGELILNENRDTVEIDVVNMGDRPVQVGSHYPFFETNAALQFDRAAAYGFRLNIPAGTAVRFEPGERKRVTLVALGGERIVYGGNGWIDGRLSEDSKAEAVAMVAKVDFPLNPRD; encoded by the coding sequence ATGCACCTGACTCCGAAAGACCTCGACAAACTGGTGCTGCACCAAGCCGGCTTCGTGGCCCAGAAGCGCTACGCCCGCGGCCTGCTGCTGAACTACCCCGAAGCCCTGGCGCTGCTGGCGACTCAGCTGCTGGAGTTTATCCGCGACGGGGAGGCCGTGACGACGCTCATGAACAAGGGCAAGCTGCTGCTGGGCTTGCAGGACGTGATGCCCGGCGTGGCCGACCTGATTCAGGAGGTGCAGGTGGAAGGCACTTTCCCCGACGGCACCAAGCTGGTGACGGTGCACCACCCCATCTGCCGCGAAACCGGCGACCCGGCCCTGGCCCTCTACGGCTCCGGCCTGACCCGCGCGGCCGCCACCATCCAGCCCGACAACCTGATCAACGACGCGCCCGGCGAGTACCAGCTAACCGAGGGCGAGTTGATCCTGAACGAAAACCGCGACACGGTGGAAATCGACGTGGTGAACATGGGCGACCGACCGGTGCAGGTGGGCTCCCACTACCCGTTCTTCGAAACCAACGCGGCCCTGCAATTCGACCGGGCCGCCGCCTACGGCTTCCGGCTCAACATCCCGGCCGGCACGGCGGTGCGCTTCGAGCCCGGCGAGCGGAAGCGCGTGACGCTGGTAGCCCTGGGCGGCGAGCGAATCGTGTATGGGGGCAACGGGTGGATTGATGGGCGGCTGAGTGAGGACTCTAAAGCTGAAGCCGTAGCAATGGTAGCAAAAGTGGACTTTCCACTAAACCCAAGAGACTGA
- a CDS encoding LytR/AlgR family response regulator transcription factor: MPLRSAQARLRCLIIDDNEINRLTLEHFVEMTEALELVASLPDAVQALNLLQNGTAIDLLFLDIEMPRLSGLDLVRALPQPPPQVILVTTHTDFAVAAFELAVADYLVKPVDYARFSKAVTRVLTAAAAPEPTPPAAPESELEGSELFVKVNNKLVKLDFNDVLYIEAMSTYSVFVTPRHKHIVYITLKALEERLPFAHFVRVHRSFIVNTKRIEAVEDNQLLLGEHEIPVGKSYQDGFFQKLRSL; the protein is encoded by the coding sequence ATGCCCTTACGCTCTGCTCAAGCCCGCCTGCGCTGCCTCATCATCGACGACAACGAAATCAACCGCCTCACGCTCGAACATTTCGTCGAAATGACCGAGGCCCTGGAACTGGTGGCTTCCCTGCCCGACGCCGTGCAGGCCCTGAACCTGCTGCAGAACGGTACGGCCATCGACCTGCTGTTTCTCGACATCGAGATGCCCCGCCTCAGCGGCCTGGACCTGGTGCGCGCCCTGCCCCAACCGCCGCCCCAGGTTATTCTGGTTACCACGCACACCGATTTCGCGGTGGCGGCCTTCGAGCTGGCCGTGGCCGACTACCTGGTGAAACCCGTGGACTACGCCCGCTTCAGCAAGGCCGTCACGCGGGTGCTGACCGCGGCGGCCGCGCCCGAGCCCACGCCGCCCGCCGCCCCGGAATCGGAGCTGGAGGGCTCGGAGCTGTTCGTGAAGGTCAACAACAAGCTCGTCAAGCTTGATTTCAACGACGTGCTCTACATCGAGGCCATGTCGACCTACTCCGTGTTTGTGACGCCCCGCCACAAGCACATCGTGTACATCACGCTCAAGGCCCTGGAAGAACGGCTGCCATTCGCGCATTTCGTGCGCGTGCACCGCTCCTTCATCGTCAACACCAAGCGGATTGAGGCCGTGGAAGACAACCAGCTGCTGCTCGGGGAGCACGAAATTCCGGTGGGCAAATCCTACCAGGACGGCTTTTTCCAGAAGCTGCGTAGCCTCTAG
- the ureG gene encoding urease accessory protein UreG encodes MAFVDKLALLLHGHTHEAYESPGDFAQRETRRLPSYRNFRQRAFTVGIGGPVGTGKTALLKALCERMRHEHELGVVTNDIFTREDADFLIRNSALSEDRIVGVETGGCPHAAIREDISLNMDALEGLMQRFENKLDFLFVESGGDNLAAHFSRELVDYSIYVIDVSGGDKIPRKGGPGITQSDLLIINKIDLKDLIRADLGVMERDSRKMRGEGPFLFARAIDGHGLDDIIHHIKEAKARALASVREDRR; translated from the coding sequence ATGGCCTTTGTCGATAAGCTGGCCCTGCTGCTGCACGGGCACACCCACGAAGCCTACGAGTCGCCGGGCGACTTTGCGCAGCGCGAAACCCGCCGCCTGCCCTCCTACCGCAACTTCCGCCAGCGGGCCTTTACCGTGGGCATCGGCGGACCGGTGGGCACGGGCAAAACCGCTTTGCTCAAGGCCCTGTGCGAGCGGATGCGCCACGAGCACGAGCTGGGCGTGGTCACCAACGACATCTTCACCCGCGAAGACGCCGACTTTCTGATTCGGAACAGTGCCCTGAGCGAAGACCGGATTGTGGGCGTCGAAACCGGGGGCTGCCCCCACGCGGCCATCCGGGAGGATATTTCCCTGAACATGGACGCCCTGGAAGGCCTCATGCAGCGTTTCGAGAACAAGCTGGACTTCCTGTTCGTGGAAAGCGGGGGCGACAACCTGGCCGCCCACTTCAGCCGCGAGCTGGTCGACTACTCGATTTACGTCATCGACGTGTCGGGCGGCGACAAAATCCCGCGCAAGGGCGGCCCCGGCATCACCCAGTCCGATTTGCTCATCATCAACAAAATCGACCTCAAGGACCTGATCCGGGCCGACCTGGGCGTGATGGAGCGCGACTCGCGCAAGATGCGCGGCGAGGGGCCCTTCCTCTTCGCCCGCGCCATCGACGGCCACGGCCTCGACGACATTATCCACCACATCAAGGAAGCCAAGGCCCGGGCCCTGGCCTCGGTGCGCGAAGACCGGCGGTAG